A DNA window from Hydrogenophaga taeniospiralis contains the following coding sequences:
- a CDS encoding 3-oxoacid CoA-transferase subunit B, translated as MSNFTRLTKEHLARRVALDIHDGATVNLGIGMPTLVANHIPEGREVVLHSENGILGMGPAPVSGDEDFDLINAGKQPVTLLAGGCFFHHADSFAMMRGGHLDICVLGAFQVSEKGDLANWHTGEQGSIPAVGGAMDLAIGAKQTWVMMDLLTKSGQSKVVDQCTYPLTGIACVKRIYTDLCTLECTSQGLVLVDKVDGLSHEALEQMLGLHVALATTVTAEVQHA; from the coding sequence ATGAGCAACTTCACTAGACTCACCAAGGAGCATTTGGCCCGGCGCGTGGCGCTGGATATCCACGACGGTGCGACGGTCAACCTGGGCATCGGCATGCCGACACTGGTGGCCAATCACATACCCGAGGGCCGGGAGGTTGTCCTGCACAGCGAGAACGGCATACTGGGCATGGGTCCTGCGCCAGTGTCTGGAGATGAGGATTTCGATCTCATCAACGCGGGAAAGCAGCCCGTGACGCTGCTGGCAGGCGGGTGCTTTTTTCATCATGCAGACAGCTTTGCAATGATGCGAGGCGGCCACCTGGACATCTGCGTTCTGGGTGCCTTTCAGGTCTCGGAGAAGGGTGATCTGGCGAACTGGCACACCGGCGAGCAGGGTTCCATTCCCGCTGTAGGCGGCGCGATGGATCTGGCCATTGGCGCCAAGCAAACCTGGGTGATGATGGACCTGCTGACCAAGAGCGGCCAGAGCAAGGTGGTTGACCAATGTACCTACCCGCTCACCGGCATTGCCTGCGTGAAGCGCATCTACACCGACCTTTGCACTTTAGAGTGCACTTCCCAGGGGCTGGTGTTGGTGGACAAGGTGGACGGGCTGAGTCATGAGGCTCTGGAACAGATGCTTGGTCTGCACGTGGCCCTGGCTACCACCGTTACAGCGGAGGTGCAGCATGCGTGA